Genomic DNA from Garra rufa chromosome 18, GarRuf1.0, whole genome shotgun sequence:
CTATGTTTTACTTATCTACTTATCTACTTACTTATTGGCTCGATATTGAGAAAGATAAATTATTACTCCTTTtacagtcatatatatatatatatatatatatatatagtttgatACACCCTATCAGTTATTAATAATACAATATCAGTTTGGCATGAGGCCCATTCCTTTTTGGAGGAGACAATATCTGTTTCTCCTTTTTTACAATATAGGGCAACTTTATACTTATTTGGAATTTAAAAAATGGCTGCTGAAGGAAATAtgtaaatctgaaatatttttacactttaaaataactgttttctatttgaatatattttaaaatgttatttattcctgtgatttcaaagctgaattttagcagcattactccagtcacatgatccttcagaaatcattctaatattctgatttgctgctaaaaaaaaacttttattattattatgttgaaaacagctgagtagatttgtttcaggtttctttgatgaatagaaccgcatttatctgaaatagaaatcttttgtagcattataaatgtcttttattattatttttgattaatttaaagcatccttgctataaaatattaatttctataatttctttcccaaaataaaaattatattgactccaaacttttgaatggtatagtgtacaatgttacaaaatctttttatttcagataaatgctgatttctattcatcaaataatcctaataAAAAagttctcaactgttttaaatattgataatgataataataaaaatgttacttgaacagcatattagaatgaattctgaaggatcatgtgacactgaagactgacgtaatgatgcagaaaatttagctttgatcacaggaataaatctgttatttttaaatagtacaaatatttcacaatattaatgcttttgctgtattttggatcaaataaatgcaggcttgatgagctgAAGAGACTTACTGTCCAGACaattttgactggtggtgtatattccaaaataaaaacaaaatcagaaCCTCAACTCTCTACTTTAGAACAAATTACTCTACATCGCATGAATGATAGAGGAATGCTTTCCTTGTTTTACAAGACATTACTGGCTGGATCAAAGGAGAGCTTCCAGGCATACCTCTCAGCATAGAAAAGAGATCTCCAGGTGgagatcactgtgaagcagtgGGAGCACGCCTTCCTTTTAGCTCAAACTCAATCTGTCAATACTAGATGTAGAATACGACAATACAAATGGATGTTTTGGACATATATTACCCTGGTTAAACTGAATAGGATTAATCTGAACATCCCGGACAATTGTATGAAATGCTATGACGAAACTGGGACATTGTTTCATTGTATGTTGCAGGTGTTCTGGAAGGAggttcttaatgtttttttttttttttttttttaaagataaataatttttaaagatAAGGTCCCCCTTTACACAGTAAGTTGTGATGATTGTAATTTGAAATTAGacgtgaaaatattttttttttacttgtgaaagtattcatacccctcaatttttcactgttttgttatgttgcagccttatgttaaattgctttaaattacctttttccCAGATCAGTCTACACTTCGTACACCATAAtcacaaagcacaaaacagatttgagacaactttgcaaatgtattaaaaattaaacaatgaaataagtacattgtattattattattcttcccctGACTGACTACTTAATTAAAGCACCTTTAAAGCCTcaagaatttttgggtatgatgACAAGTTTTGCACGTCTGCATTTGGCAGTTATCTTgtaaattccaagtgtgttttcatgtttgctcaatgaggagaggattgaatctggccacactgccataaagaccagattggtggagtgttgcattgatgtttgtccttctgtaggtttctcccatctgcacatatgatcatggagctcaactagagtgaccatcaggttcttggtcaccagtctaaccaaagcccttctccttTAATTGCTCAGTTTGACCAGGAGGCCAAGCTCTAGAAAGAGCCCTGGTTGTTTCacacttcttccattaagggtaatggaggctacatgcttctgtgaaccttcaatgcagcagagctttttctaaactcttccccagatgtatGACATGTATGGCAATCCTTGTCTCTAAGCTCAACAGGCATTTTTCTTCACCTCAGGGcgtggtttttgctctgatatgcattttcagctgttagaccttttattgagagttgtttgcctttccaaatcaaacccattcaaatgattttgaaacagtTTAattccactcgaagtgtagtaatatCGAAAAGCGATATGAATACTCCTGAGCTAAATTCCAACTGTCCTCCatatgggtatgaatacttatgcaatggaatcatttcaattaatttttttccttaaaaattCCAAACCTGTCTTGTgcattgtcattatggtgtatggagtgcagattaatgtggggaaaaaagtaatttaaagcagtttaacatgaggCTGCAACATAACAGAACATGAAACAATTAGGCACTGTAATTCAACCTGTACATATAaacattttgtatttgttttatcatttatttctttatttgtagtatttatatgtactttaattgcttatttatttattttttatttattatatgtgaccctggaccacaaaaccagtcataaggttaaattttacaaaactgagatatatacatcatatgaaagctcaataaataatctttctattgatgtatggtttgttaggataggacgatatttggccgagatacatctatttgaaaatctgaaatctaagggtgcaaaaaatcaaaatactgagaaaaacaccttcaaagttgtccaaattaagttcttagcaatgcatattactaatcaaaaattacattttgataggtttacagtagaaattttacaaaaaaatcttcatggaacataatctttacttaatttcctaatgatttttgacataaaagaaaaatctatcattttgacccatacaatgtatttttggctattgctacaaatatatcccagcaacttaagactggttttgtggtccagggtcacatatatgtttggTCTGGAAAATTGTATTCTGTAATGGTATATAGTTGTATGTTCTGTGTTGTTAAtataacaaaatgaataaaaacggaGTTGAAAAAAAGCACAGCGatataatatacatatagagCCAATATGAATGTCCTTTTTTCTTCTCAGGTGCTTTAAAAAGAAACCTAACAGCTGAACAGGTGAAGGCAGACTTGCTTTCATTAGGTACCATCTTTCTTCACAGCCATCACAAATACCCATTTGATTATATTTGTCAGTATTTAACAGTGTGATCTATTGCTAAATTACAGGATTAAATGAGGACAAGGCCAGTCATTTCTCTGACCAGGTTTGTCTTATTATAGTCATTTTAGTTGTTTCCATGTGTTTGTGGATAGATATGACTGTAAGACTAAGCATGACTGCATCTTTCATTTATTTCAGTGGAAAATCCACTATCCTGTTTTGTCCAGACTGGCTGTGGGACAGACATTAATGGTAAACCAGCTTGTTGACATGGAGTGGAAATTTGGCGGTAAGCAATGAATACATCTATATTTAGCAATGGTTAAATCTATATTGTTTACAGTgcaaataagaatataaataatGTGATTAAATAATATGTGAGTAATGCAAATGCACATTTCTTTACAGTTACCGTTGGTACAAGTGAGCTGCAAAAGACAGGAAATATTTTTCTACAGGTAAACGtttttcattcattcaagagattgtttttttttttttttttaacccatgtCTTAAAGACGTTTACCCATGTTCAAccaaagatgaaaattctgtcattattactcaccttaatgttgttccaaaccccaaactttttgaatgatgtccttactacctttctgggccttgaacgtggtagttgttttgctgtctatgcagaatcagaaagctctcagatttcataaaaagtgttctgaagatgaacgagggtcttacgggtttggaacaacatgagggagagtaattaatgacagactttttatttttgggtgaactatccctttaataagaaCCTAAGCACATGCACTAACCGCAGCAGAATCATGAGAGAGATGCATGATCACAAGCATAACTTAATTATGCCATCACGTCTCCTTTCATTCaagctaaaatataaatattttcagtTTCTAATTACGATTCCATTTAACTGCACTCTGACatgaagaaaatatatttttagagcTCCTCTTGCATATTATACCCATGGTGGGGAATATTTGGCTAATGTTGTTTTTCATTTGTAATCACGCAAAAGCAGTCTAATGTTTTCTTTAGTGATCAAACTCTTGATCTATAACATCTGTCTGCTTCAGGAAGTTTTGGAGGCTTATCAatcattaagtttttttttgtgtgaaatattttattcacgtcagtactaaataaaaaataacatgcattttgtatgatccctcttatttcttaCAGCTAAAACTTGTGATCAGAAAAGGAAACACGACAGAAAATGTGTACATGGGTAAGTTTACTTCAAATCCCTTGTTGTTGAAACATACCGTATATGATTCAGCATTTTCATTAcacattcaatgtatttttgtttgtatttctTCATATAGAGCTGACTTTACCTCAGTTCTATAACTTCCTTCATGAGATGGAGCGTGCCAAAGCCACTATGGATTGTTTCAGTTAATTGAGGTCTGAATTGTAATCAGAGTTTGCCTTATTGCCTATTGATCAGTAACAGTTGTAATGAAGTTTCCATACTTACAAAAAGTTTCAAAAAGAaactttaataattataattcacTGATATTATTCAGTTGTGTGATTGTTTGCATTATTGTACATGTGTTTTTGTTTGAGACAAGTCACATTCCACTTTGATGCATTTTATTGATGATCTTCTGTTTATTAAACCTTTGATGTATTTCTTCTGCCATTGTTTTTATTAGTAcctttttcacaaatacattgctcactaataaattaatatattttaaactataagCTAGTACTTAAGacatttttaaagtaaaaccATCTGCTtactgtatatacagttgaagtcaaaagtttacatacaccttgcagaatctccaaaatgttaactattttactaaaataaaagggatccaacaaaatgcatattattttttatttagtgctgacctaagatatttcacataaaagacatttacatatagagataataatagttgattttaaaaataaccctgttcaaatgtttacacacactcgattcttaatactgtgtcgttacctgaatgatccacagctgtgtttctttGTTTaaggatagttgttcatgagtcccttgtttgtcctaaacagttaaactgcctgctgttcttcagaaaaatcattcaggtcccacacattaggtgtttttgttttgttttcatttttgtggatttgaaccctttcaaacaatgactgcatgatcaGAAGATCATATTTTCAtgttgaggacaactgagggactcatgtgcagctattacaaatttaaaaatcagggtaaatttctcttactttgtcttctgggtaaCATATAAGTGTCTTCTGTGGCTTctaaagggcaatactaaatgtaaaaaaatatatatatgtttaggtaaaataagaaaaatgcacatcttcattctgtagGTCTACAGAAACGTATTCATTTTTCTGTCAGCAGACATTTGAAAAGTGTTTGCCTTTATCAAAGGCTGTCATGCTTTACACAGACGGATCTAATAAATGAATTCTGTGCTGAATATGAATTCCCTATTAGAAGGTATTTGTGTCCTGGAGCCAATTTATATCAAGACTGGCAATATCAAAGAACACACCTAGAGGCTGTGTAGATAAATCATTCAATTGATTTGTCCTTACACATGTCCTTGTTTCCCTCTCTTTGAGCTGTGATGCTTCCGTTCTCTTTATTCAGAGAAATCTGGTTCATTGTCTCattttaatacttaaattttTTCAATTATTGACTGACACTCTTCTGTCTGCATGTCAAAACGTGCAGCTCCTTAGGTTCTCCACAACTTGCGGTGAGTGTCAGAACATGGGTGGACCTCGAACGGTTAACACATTTTCATTACAATACATAACTGCATTATTTATGTTTTGACATGTTTTGTGGTGAATTCCTATAATTTTATATGATCTGTTTGCACCCCGGGTGGACCTTCGTTCTTAGTTCTTTCCTCCAAAATTTAGGATTTTCATACAAATCAAATCAGGCAAGTTGATTTGAAAACTCCAACTGTTTGGTTTTAAGATGTAACAGGTCTCTTCAGTCCTAATCACATTGATGGTAGCTTTGCACCAGTGGCTCCTCAGCCAGGTGCAACTTGTGGTTCCTGATGCAACAGGACAGTATAAGTATACTCCTAAAAATGAAGGTTCCAAAAGGGGGTTTTCAAGAAGAACCATTTTGAGTTTTCCAAAGAACAAGCTGCAGTCCGTACACTTTCCTGTTCGCCATCTCTGTTTGAAACCCATCTAATCCAAGTTTACATTCCCTACTAGAAGATGAACAATTCAGTACTTTTCGGACCCCTCCTTTTTAAATCCAATAAGCCAGAAGCATTGTAAGGCTTCACTTTCAACATAAATTTTCACCTCCTCTTCCTCTCCTTCTTAAAAAAAAGCTTCATGATCAGTTTATGAGGTGACTTGATATGAGGCATTTGAACAGGGGGAAgcttaaaatcattatttttttagGAGCAGCTGTCTTACTAGCATTATCAGTATCTACTTACTTAATATAGTGGTCATGAAGCTGTTGTAAAACACTGAAGTTTTCTAACAAAACAATTTCATCCTAACGGTAGCATATTATAGTATTGAAGCATCATGATTTGCCCTCACTAACTAAAAAAACACTTTGGGACAATGATCCAAAGTACTCTTTCACGAGTTCACACATGTAATCAGATATGGTAATGTATGCATATTTGGCATGCTGTCCCAGGGGCTTTGAGTTTGGAATTTGGCCcaaacccagagtacccccccccccccccatatccCAGACTGGTATAGGAACCAGCCAAGAGTGAGACTTTGTATTTAAATTGTATAAATTGTATCTCACTGGTCAAAACAGAAGAAAATCACAATTTTACAAAGGCCAGAGGGTCTGAGGCAAAGAAAATAGACAGGGAACATGATAAATGGTAAAAGCAATCCatgtaaaacacatttaaaccCACTAAACATTTATTCAAAGCCACTGTCCCAACCAGAGTACAGTCACATTTGTGCTGGGCATGTTACTAAAAAAGTGATTAGTTATAGTTACTGCTCACAAATAGTTACAGAGTTAGTTACATCAACTAAAGTTGCTTTCCCTGGTAaatgttactttttgtttttaaatatgtcaaataacggatgcccccaatattaaatatggtaaatgaataaaacattgtccACTagtctacactattttaatgttgctgtgggtcaatgtgagagacaccttccaggggctaaatattacttTATTAGGGTCACTTCAAACCCGTGGCAACACTGTTAACCATCTGGGGGTTTGTCTCTGTCATTTTGAAACTGCAAAGTGTCTACttttgtgtatagtcataataactaaaacacaatgtgtttttgtaaaatacataaaataaccaGGGTGCTCTCTCTGTGTCACGGATGTGTGTTGAATGAGGTGGACAAAAACgaaatatttgaaaaaagtcTTTTAATAATATCCACAACAGGTAAATCCACACAAGAATGGCAGGAAAACACAAACCAAAGCAACCTCGACATCAGAACATGAACACTGAACTGAAACCAACTATTTTAGACAGGCTGatgatacaaggacaggtgaagTTGATTAACTAATAATGACTTAATTAGGAGAGGAACATGAAATAACCAAATATGAGCAACAGAGGGAAAAACCAGCACAACAGTCCAAAGGGGTGGGACATAACACCCCCCTCTTGGAAGGTGCGACCTCGCGCCATAGAAAAGGGACGAGGGGACTTAGGATTGGACAAAGGGGCCGATGTGGGATGGAAACAGAAAGTCTGTACTGGAGGGTGCTTTGTCGGAGGACGGATACCCAGGAGGAGGACAATCAACAGATCTCAGGGCGGTTCCGACAGAGGGAGGAGCTAtagaggagacagaagggtccggGGTGTatcagatggagggaggagccatggaggagacagaagggtccagggtggatcagacggagggaggagccagggtggACACAGAAGGgacctggagcaggaggagccaggtgagacccaggccgcagccatgatGGTGGCCCACGgcagagccgacggagggaggagccatggtggaggaagggttgatGACTCCAGGAGCAGATGGAGGTGGAGCCAGAGCCGGAGACTGAGAGCCGATGCGACACAGAGGATTCAGAGGGTCAAGGTGGGGCCCAAGACTCTGGCGACTGAGGTGGAGGTCCGCTTGCTCCGTGAGTCGGGGTGGTGGTTGACTGGGCTCTGGTTCTTGAGTGGGGCTAGTGTCATCATCCATGATGTCCACAATCATTGAAGATTGGCAGGACACCCGCATCCACCTATCTTCTGTAACGGGACGCACAAAGACGAAATGCAATGACAAGTTTTTTAATAATATCCACAACAGGTAAATCCACACAGGAATGGCAGGCACACAAACACCAAAGCAACCTCGAGATCAGAACATGAAGGCTTAATTAGGACAGGAACAGGAAATAACCAAAATTGGCAACAGAGGAACCAACATGAACAGTCCAAAGGGGTATGACACTCTGCTGTCTCGTCTCCTTCAGCTCTCTTCACAGACACGTAAACAAAACATCCTGAATCTCTGCGATTACATGcatcacagacatgagaaatatatagaaagcttgaaatgtcttCTTTTAAAGGAAGTAAGTCacatcgaaaacaaatattctctgataaacTAATCCATATCAACGCAAGCTCCAGTTTTTCCCTTCTAAACTCATCTCTAATGTAAGCACACCCACGAATGGCTCCGCTTTTTTTAAACATCCACGTGAGACGCAGACATGTACGTAAACACCCACATCACCATCATAACTAAAtgtgaacattcatcaagttcatctcggctacttttcgtttctggaagaagatgcGCTTAGAGGAATAAGCTAGAATTTAACTCAGAAGAAGAACGGAATGCGAATTATAGCAACGTcatattttattgtcagtaatggTAATGGCGTTGTAACAGGGAAAACAGTAATTTGTTGGATTACTCGTTACTGAGAAaagttatgctgtttaattataaTGCCCTTATTCCCATCACTGCATTAAGCCCTGCTGAAGGCAAGCAATTCAAAGAGGACAGCACAAAACATCTTGACTAGTGAAGTCTAAATAGCTTGAAGCAGGTTTAAGAAATTAAATGTATTGTAACACCAATCGCTACTGCTAAATATTACAAAGACTCAAGTTTTTATCTAGAAAGATGAATTGTGTGTGCTGGTAAAATGTTTACAGAGATCTACTTTATGCAGT
This window encodes:
- the commd7 gene encoding COMM domain-containing protein 7 — translated: MLQLHFTNDTLPDNVSTDFQNLNKFSEQQFVSLTEILYQFLLEPKESERFLRQLTEFAGENGMSAGPLRALMKSVLLLPHGALKRNLTAEQVKADLLSLGLNEDKASHFSDQWKIHYPVLSRLAVGQTLMVNQLVDMEWKFGVTVGTSELQKTGNIFLQLKLVIRKGNTTENVYMELTLPQFYNFLHEMERAKATMDCFS